From Daucus carota subsp. sativus chromosome 6, DH1 v3.0, whole genome shotgun sequence:
CAAatctgatttttagttttttgttgCTTGTTTGGAGCTTTTTGTTGTGCTGAAGAAATAGTAAGACTCGGCTTTCCGAGCTGTGTGCTGCAATCAGAAAAGTGGTCTTCCGTTTTATGCCCCTTTAAGCATTTTGCTGTCTGTTTTGGGTTAATATTTTCAGtatatatcaaattttgaaGATGTGATGAAGTGGAAGAACTGTTCTTGGTGgaagtttgtttttgtttgtgtttagaCTAGGATCATAGTTATTGCTGTCTAATTTGAGTGATTAGTTGACAAAACAAATCATGTACAAAGGGAAGATATTATTATGGTCTGAGAACTATATGTTACCCATTGTGTCACATCTCTTGTAAAATAACATTGACGAACTTAATACTGTAGTGGAATTTCTTATGCTTTTCGTTTTATGTGACAATACCAGGCTAAAGTCTAAGTACCAGACTAGTTGGAAGGTTCTTTAGTCACctacttaattattattttcttgtgtCTTGTTTAACTTTGTCTAGTATTAAATTACAGGAGTCGTCTTAAATCTCCATGGTCTCGTAGAAAGAGAAAACATGCACTTTCACCTCAGCAATGGAGAAGGTTGTTTACGCCAGATGGGAAACTTCGTGATGGCGGAGtccgatttttgaaaaaaatacgcAGTGGGGTAATTTCCTCTCCATATTGATGTCATTGAATCATAATACGGAAAGTTTCTGCGTATATTTTGgctgattttttataattttgtaactcAATTTTGTTTCAGGGTGTTCATCCTAATTTGAGGGCAGAAGTCTGGCCATTTCTTCTAGGAGTGTAAGCATCTTCTATTTGAGCATACTTTATAAAGCTGACCTTAAATTTTAACACACAAGTATGCATTCAGTTCTATCTTATCTATCAGGGAGAGATCTCGTTACCAAGACCGTTATTCACCTTCTTAGTCCTCTTCATTTAAGATGCTTGTAAATCTTTTTCTATGTGTTTGGGGCACATGTTTGTTCTTTAGTATAAGACTGAACACCGACCGGCTTCTAGGCAGAATCTATGATTTTAGCAAACATAGTCATTCCCATTAAAGTCTTCAAATTCTCCATATTTCTCTCTGGTCAGCTGCAAGGCAGGATTATATACTGTTTGCTAGTATAGTAGTATGTAAGTCCAGCTCCAATGCTTTTACAGTTTACTATATACAATCTCTGGAAATCATTCCGAGGCAACTCCTTTTCGTCTTTTCCTTTCTTGTTTGCTATTGTTTAGTTAGAATGCTATTACTTTGAACTTTTTTATGCTCTGATAAAGGACCCAGTTTGATGCACTTGCTTTCTGTCTGTCTCTATTGCTTGAATTCGtctaagattattttaaagcAAATAATCTTAGCTTTTTAGCTAAACAAAGATTTGGAGCATCTGATAAAAAGTTGATGTTAGGATTTACTATCATTGCTGTCAATCTCCATTTGCATGCGGTGTGTAAATTAACATCGCACTGCAACACTATTGCCTAACCAGTCTGATTGATTTTCCTGTAGTTATGACTTGAATAGTTCCAAAGAGGAAAGAGATATTTTACGAACAAAGAGGAGGTATGTTGAGCTGATTTTGTAGTCTTCTGCAAGTTAATATGGGAGACCTTTTAAGCTTTGTGCATTAGCAATACCAATTTTGTATCTCCAATATGTGGTTGTAGGAAGGAATACGAGAAACTCAGAAGACAGTGTCGCCGACTTCTAAAATCCAATGACAATTTAAATATAAAGGAAACTGGTAGAACCAGCAACAGCGAAGATGGCGGAACTTTCACCCAAAGCATGGATTCTGCTGATTCTGAAGATGTTGTCAGTGCTAGGGAATCTCTATCCAGTGAAGATATGAGCCCATCTATTGACTACTCGAATGACTTCAGTAATGCAGCACTTGATAGATATGATGGTTCAAAACGAATCACAGATCCTAATACTTCTGATACAGAGTCATCAGACTCGGACTCGTCTGTAGAAGTAAGCATTAGTTTTTCCTCGACAGCTCTTAAGGAGGAGAATGATCCTGAGATGCTCTCTAGTGAAGACTCCTCTTCAAATATGGAAAATCGATCAAACATTAGCATATCAGAAGATTTTGCTACTTGGCAGCGTATTATACGGCTAGATGCAATCCGTGCCAATGAAGAATGGGTACCATATTCTCCAACTCAGGCTGCAGTTTCAGAGGAAAGGGCAAGACGTTCTGCTGAAGTTGTTGGGCTTAAGGATTACGATCACCTTGAGCCTTACAAAATCTTTCATGCTGCTCGACTTGTTGCTATTCTAGAAGCTTATGCCCTGTACGACCCTGAAATTGGCTACTGCCAAGGAATGAGTGATCTGCTTTCACCAATTATTACAGTGATAACAGAGGACCACGAAGCTTTCTGGTGCTTTGTTGGTTTCATGAAGAAGGCTCGGCATA
This genomic window contains:
- the LOC108227892 gene encoding rab GTPase-activating protein 22 — translated: MKALRRSQTSSSSSSSSKSSASSSPSSWIHLRSVLFVVTSSSPASSCSSSDRSRLKSPWSRRKRKHALSPQQWRRLFTPDGKLRDGGVRFLKKIRSGGVHPNLRAEVWPFLLGVYDLNSSKEERDILRTKRRKEYEKLRRQCRRLLKSNDNLNIKETGRTSNSEDGGTFTQSMDSADSEDVVSARESLSSEDMSPSIDYSNDFSNAALDRYDGSKRITDPNTSDTESSDSDSSVEVSISFSSTALKEENDPEMLSSEDSSSNMENRSNISISEDFATWQRIIRLDAIRANEEWVPYSPTQAAVSEERARRSAEVVGLKDYDHLEPYKIFHAARLVAILEAYALYDPEIGYCQGMSDLLSPIITVITEDHEAFWCFVGFMKKARHNFRLDEVGIRGQLSRVSKIIKFKDSHLFKHLEKLQAEDCFFVYRMVVVLFRRELTFEQTICLWEVMWADQAAIRAGIGKSAWSRIRQQAPPTEDLLLYAVAASVLQKRKLIIEKYSSMDEIIKECNGMAGHLDVWKLLDDAHNLVVTLHNKIENPLPGIA